Part of the Vespa velutina chromosome 7, iVesVel2.1, whole genome shotgun sequence genome, agaaaaagaaatgaaatatatagcGAGTTAACTGACATGTGCTTTCAGTGAAAACGGTAATGTTTATAAGCGGAAACTCTCTGACATTAACAGTCACAGAAAGAGGTGTCAACAAATGTGTCGTCGAAACGAACAACGGACGAAGATATACTTACAAACctgattataaatttatcgatgaaaataacaaGCTACATAGTGACATTTCTACCTGTTCGCTTTCAATAGCCAAGCCTTTCCTGAACGATACTGGATACTGGAAAATCACGCagtattacgaaaataaagaatttcagATTTATGactattacatatattctGAAATGGTAGAGATCGTTAATCTTATAGGGATATTAAaacattacaaataaatattataaaacgaacGTTTCCGCTATCGTTCTTTTAAATAcgagataaatttatttttacttctcgTACATATTGATTTCAGGTTGGTACAATCAGCCCTAGTGAAACTATAATTGTTTACGAAGGACATTACGTGACTGTAAAGATTGCAAATCAGCTTGGAGATATAATCGCCTGCAATGTGACAAACTCAAAGGTAATACTTTTCAATGCGTTATTCTTATCGATATCCAAGTGTAATAACACAGGGCCGAATATTTATaacttattcattttcatttattattttagaaagagACATTCGACGTTTTATCCGAGAGCAAAAGAAACGTTGAAAAATACGGTCGTTGTGGTGTTcgaattttgataaattcgGAACACCACGGTAAATGGCATCTCTATGCGATTTACAAAACTAACGAGCTCGTATCTGCTAAATTCAATCTTGATGTACAAAATGAGGATAAAGTCATAAAAGAACAGGTAGTTTTGTAAAATTGAAGAATTCTATTGATCGAATCTGGACAAGAAAATATTGGTCGGTATTAAAAAATCAGGTCTCTCTAAATAATGCACATTGGTCGTCTTCGGCTTTCAACGAAACTAGTTAAAACGAAAGGGAATGAAGcaagtataattaaaaattgaaaagcgACAGGTTGAAGGAACTATCGTCTCATGAAGTTCCAACTGGTGTTTCGGTGACCCTCCCTTTGGCCGATGTTGGAAGGGTCCATTCtcgaaattctttctctcgccTCGGTACAATCGATGCGATAGAACGACTAAACTTGCCCGTTCGACTCGCACTCGAACATTTTCTACGATGTAGCAATGGTAGGAGGGGAAAAGAGGGTAGCCTGATGGTAAATCTTGTCGCCGAAAAGAGGGTCCGAAGAATAGAATGAAAAGCTCTTAGTCTATACACGATCTCTCTTAAATTTCTGTTTAGAATTTGACAGTGATTTTCTCTTAAGTGAAAAACGATTTAAACGCCACGTGTCTCCTTTAAGCAAGCCGTTTTACTTTTACTACTTATGAACGATtttatttgacttttttttaacaaacctTTCATACTCAGTCCTCTCTAAACGAAATCCTCCGAAGTGTTCGATTAAATTCTCAGGAATCGGATAAATAGAGGGATACAATTGATAGTACGAGAAGATGGTACGACACTTTCGGAAACATTTCGATGTTCTCCAGAAACACGTTGGATCATCGATATCGCTAACGGAAACACACCGGTAACGATATCAGTgtgacaagagagagagagagagagagagagagagacaaagagagttTCACTTAGTTTAGAGCATGAAGTTACATCAACTCACAGTCGGTTAGTATAATGGAGGTTTGGCGACGTAGTCGGGTTTGGATTAATGGTGCTAAAGGAAGCAAGGAGAGGTATCGCGTCACTCCAGAAAATACGAGCCGTCGTGACGCGTAAATATTTCTCAACGAGATTCCTTCAACGTTAAGAAATCCTTTCGACATCTTATCCTTTATATAGGAACAATTTGTAAGGATCGATAAATTCTACCCGTGATCGAAAGTACGTAACTCTTCCCTACAAAGACacattaattttccttttgtaaAATACAAGCACGTTtacatgaattttattaacattatcttttgctatattttttttttccttttttcaagcGATAATCCTTATCGAATTCACAACGCCCACATATAATTGTTCTAATAATTGACCGATTTACAATATTATCTGATCGATCTCCGAACCAATTTAATTACCATTTATactcgaatgaaatatttttcgctTTATTTCTCCATAATTCTATTTCGTCGTTGTTATCCAATTTTCATTCTCAATGATTCATTCGAATATGTCACTTAATTATAATGTCTTGTTGATGCAGCAAAATATAACGTTGGAATTGCGGTCACCAGCCAAGATAACTCTCGGCAACATTAAATCGACGTATTGTCAGCTGACAGATTCTCATGGCGTGAAATTGCCCTTGACGATCGGAAAATGTGAATATGACATTGCAATCGTCACTCCGTACTACGACGGACTTTGGAAGGCTCGTTATGGATTAAGGGGAAGACTCATTCCGGTCGAAGTCGACATCATGATTACAACTTACGGTGAGAGGAGACTTTCGAGCCTTCGAATGGAAAGTCTTCGAAACGGACGCGGAAAGAATGTTTCCTTCGAGGGGAAATCTATTGTTGTCCATCCATAAAGGTCCCGATTGTCCTTTCAGACGCACGACATTTCAACGTTGGCGTCTTATATTCGCGAAAATGGAGAAACCCCGGCGTACTCTCGGTGATTTCACGAAATTCCAGACGGAATATTAATCGTCGCGTTGGCAACGAAAAATAGGCATGTTTCCGCAGTACCTcgacaatttctctctctctctctctttcactacgtatatgtatattttcttccGTCCTCTATAATACTTAACTTGCCGCAAAACGTTATAAATCTGTCTCGGAAAACGATTGATCGTCTTCGTCGAAACAATCTCGTATTCTAAATGCatgcattaattaattaatgaaatgaaaatgtgaTTATTATAGACCCAGACGCTGTTATTACTAACGTCAACGTCACTAAAGATGAAGTTAATATACTCTGTCGTGTACGCAAACGTACTCTACAGGATTGTCTTCAATATTGTCTCTTTATCAGCCCAAATGGTACAACGTTGGAGATTAGCCCAGGTGTCGGAAGTGGCAAGTACGTGAGCAAACGCATTTCAACCAGTAATTTTTCAATGGGATTATCTATAAAGAAGATTacacgaaataatattaaagttgATGGGGTGTGTAACGCGCATCGTACGTTGTTATCGCGCTTTACGACCAAGCGAATatacaagataaaaaaaaataccattaaaagaaattagctGGAAGTCGCTTTAACTAAAGTTTAGTCTTTGATTTATGCGATTTTTAAacgacaaaagaaaatgaacgaattaaagattttgggaaaaaaaaatgaattgaataTCTTTGATAAACGTTCGTGAAATATGCAAAAGGACGATGAGTGTCGAATACAGTAGCGCACTATGGGTTAATGCTACCATTGTACAATATATCTATGGTTCATTTATACGTTTCcccttttttatcctttttacttttttattgaCACACACCTTTGTCTTCTCAGCTATGGGTGTAACGCGTCGGCTCGTAAAATAGTGCGGCATTGTATTACGCGATATGGTCAACAGCACCGCGATTATTTATTGCCACGCATAGACTAATAAAGTGGAACAAACGAACGTACGCGTATCTGTAggctttaaaaaatttttacgagtTTTACGTCGCAGTCCCACGCGTATATGAGCGTACCCGTAAAGTTAAGTAATCCGTAACATGAAATATGCACGAAAAACGAGTACATTTCATGAGTAAAATGCAATTCGAATAGGGAAATGtctaaaaattaaagaaaaaagaaagattattcgCGCCTATCCGATGTATTCGTTTCCAAAtcgaatcaaaattatttattgacttTTAACGCTTTTAAACCCACAGATACCAGTTTTATCAAGGAACAAATGAGGAAATAACTTGCGGTATGACGATTCATCAGCCAGAAGAATATGATTATGGTCTATGGAGATGCGAGATGGCAATGAAATATCTATCAGGATTAGATGCACGATATGGTTCTATCTTGTATCTTGACTACAATCAATCACAAGATCCAacgaattacaaatttttattgccAAGGAACATTAATACTTTTGCCGAAAATGTGATGGTTAAACGAAACGACAGTTTCACGGTAATTACCAATCATTATATACCGAATTACTTCGATATACATAACGAGCAACATCGATTTCTAGATCAAGTGTAGTACCAATATGGTCTTGAATTATTGTTGGCTCCGAAGTCCAATTGGAACAACATATTCTATCATCAcggacaaagaaaagaaaaatgctttACCGCCTAGAACGCTTTTTTACGAGGGCCTTGGTTTCTCGCAAGGTGAATGCGGTGCATTTATAAACAATGCCGTGAACGAGCATCAGGGCAAATGGAGTTGTTACATgggtattaaaaattatagcgAGGTAGAAGCCACCATATGGGTCACCGTTACAggtcgataaattttaattgagaattatttaaatctcaCTGGCACGGCTCATTtgctgataataataagaacaatatttcaaatgatgcAATAAATGTTACGAAAGCTccaatacaattatttaaaattacatgaataataattacagaAAAAACGTTTCGTGCCAATAAGGCGTCCTCATATGTAACTCGTTTATTTGCATAtccaatgaatattattttacagataGTTACGTGTTCgcggaaaaaaaggaagtgaCGTTTAATGGACGTAACAACTTGAATTTATCTTGTCACCTTCTTACCAATTTAAGTAATAGTATCGATTATTGTCGATGGATACGACCGGACGGACGTGGCATTCACGATGACACGGTGAATCATCGATACGCACCCGAGATGTACGAGAGACGTTGCGAACTAATTATTCTCGGTAAGTATGACTAGCGACAATATTCTATCTTGATCGATAAGGATTAGAGTTTTAACGTGGCATGTCGCGTTAAAAATCTAATCCAATAAACTTTTCCAGCGTGCATACTTTTCCAACGAGCAATTGTACAGCGCAAATATTCATGAATTTTCGTCGTTTTTAATAAAGTCGCCCGCTAAAattcttcacttttttttcatattttttttttaattttatttttttctttcttttttc contains:
- the LOC124950523 gene encoding uncharacterized protein LOC124950523 isoform X2: MMRFIIFMCLLAVQFNHGLSVKTVMFISGNSLTLTVTERGVNKCVVETNNGRRYTYKPDYKFIDENNKLHSDISTCSLSIAKPFLNDTGYWKITQYYENKEFQIYDYYIYSEMVGTISPSETIIVYEGHYVTVKIANQLGDIIACNVTNSKKETFDVLSESKRNVEKYGRCGVRILINSEHHGKWHLYAIYKTNELVSAKFNLDVQNEDKVIKEQQNITLELRSPAKITLGNIKSTYCQLTDSHGVKLPLTIGKCEYDIAIVTPYYDGLWKARYGLRGRLIPVEVDIMITTYDPDAVITNVNVTKDEVNILCRVRKRTLQDCLQYCLFISPNGTTLEISPGVGSGKYQFYQGTNEEITCGMTIHQPEEYDYGLWRCEMAMKYLSGLDARYGSILYLDYNQSQDPTNYKFLLPRNINTFAENVMVKRNDSFTIKCSTNMVLNYCWLRSPIGTTYSIITDKEKKNALPPRTLFYEGLGFSQGECGAFINNAVNEHQGKWSCYMGIKNYSEVEATIWVTVTDSYVFAEKKEVTFNGRNNLNLSCHLLTNLSNSIDYCRWIRPDGRGIHDDTVNHRYAPEMYERRCELIILGKKFQAEDVGRWTCVAGLTGENIQEVSTGIYVNTTVIQSTILTGIITGTCVFLIISVTIAIFTNFCKKESVATLSKYPPPYDTVIH
- the LOC124950523 gene encoding uncharacterized protein LOC124950523 isoform X4, translating into MMRFIIFMCLLAVQFNHGLSVKTVGTISPSETIIVYEGHYVTVKIANQLGDIIACNVTNSKKETFDVLSESKRNVEKYGRCGVRILINSEHHGKWHLYAIYKTNELVSAKFNLDVQNEDKVIKEQQNITLELRSPAKITLGNIKSTYCQLTDSHGVKLPLTIGKCEYDIAIVTPYYDGLWKARYGLRGRLIPVEVDIMITTYDPDAVITNVNVTKDEVNILCRVRKRTLQDCLQYCLFISPNGTTLEISPGVGSGKYQFYQGTNEEITCGMTIHQPEEYDYGLWRCEMAMKYLSGLDARYGSILYLDYNQSQDPTNYKFLLPRNINTFAENVMVKRNDSFTIKCSTNMVLNYCWLRSPIGTTYSIITDKEKKNALPPRTLFYEGLGFSQGECGAFINNAVNEHQGKWSCYMGIKNYSEVEATIWVTVTDSYVFAEKKEVTFNGRNNLNLSCHLLTNLSNSIDYCRWIRPDGRGIHDDTVNHRYAPEMYERRCELIILGKKFQAEDVGRWTCVAGLTGENIQEVSTGIYVNTTVIQSTILTGIITGTCVFLIISVTIAIFTNFCKKESVATLSKYPPPYDTVIH
- the LOC124950523 gene encoding uncharacterized protein LOC124950523 isoform X3, with the protein product MMRFIIFMCLLAVQFNHGLSGKSSDLLSHQRVPPFLLKTVMFISGNSLTLTVTERGVNKCVVETNNGRRYTYKPDYKFIDENNKLHSDISTCSLSIAKPFLNDTGYWKITQYYENKEFQIYDYYIYSEMVGTISPSETIIVYEGHYVTVKIANQLGDIIACNVTNSKKETFDVLSESKRNVEKYGRCGVRILINSEHHGKWHLYAIYKTNELVSAKFNLDVQNEDKVIKEQQNITLELRSPAKITLGNIKSTYCQLTDSHGVKLPLTIGKCEYDIAIVTPYYDGLWKARYGLRGRLIPVEVDIMITTYDPDAVITNVNVTKDEVNILCRVRKRTLQDCLQYCLFISPNGTTLEISPGVGSGKYQFYQGTNEEITCGMTIHQPEEYDYGLWRCEMAMKYLSGLDARYGSILYLDYNQSQDPTNYKFLLPRNINTFAENVMVKRNDSFTIKCSTNMVLNYCWLRSPIGTTYSIITDKEKKNALPPRTLFYEGLGFSQGECGAFINNAVNEHQGKWSCYMGIKNYSEVEATIWVTVTDSYVFAEKKEVTFNGRNNLNLSCHLLTNLSNSIDYCRWIRPDGRGIHDDTVNHRYAPEMYERRCELIILACILFQRAIVQRKYS
- the LOC124950523 gene encoding uncharacterized protein LOC124950523 isoform X1, whose product is MMRFIIFMCLLAVQFNHGLSGKSSDLLSHQRVPPFLLKTVMFISGNSLTLTVTERGVNKCVVETNNGRRYTYKPDYKFIDENNKLHSDISTCSLSIAKPFLNDTGYWKITQYYENKEFQIYDYYIYSEMVGTISPSETIIVYEGHYVTVKIANQLGDIIACNVTNSKKETFDVLSESKRNVEKYGRCGVRILINSEHHGKWHLYAIYKTNELVSAKFNLDVQNEDKVIKEQQNITLELRSPAKITLGNIKSTYCQLTDSHGVKLPLTIGKCEYDIAIVTPYYDGLWKARYGLRGRLIPVEVDIMITTYDPDAVITNVNVTKDEVNILCRVRKRTLQDCLQYCLFISPNGTTLEISPGVGSGKYQFYQGTNEEITCGMTIHQPEEYDYGLWRCEMAMKYLSGLDARYGSILYLDYNQSQDPTNYKFLLPRNINTFAENVMVKRNDSFTIKCSTNMVLNYCWLRSPIGTTYSIITDKEKKNALPPRTLFYEGLGFSQGECGAFINNAVNEHQGKWSCYMGIKNYSEVEATIWVTVTDSYVFAEKKEVTFNGRNNLNLSCHLLTNLSNSIDYCRWIRPDGRGIHDDTVNHRYAPEMYERRCELIILGKKFQAEDVGRWTCVAGLTGENIQEVSTGIYVNTTVIQSTILTGIITGTCVFLIISVTIAIFTNFCKKESVATLSKYPPPYDTVIH